The Pseudophryne corroboree isolate aPseCor3 chromosome 2, aPseCor3.hap2, whole genome shotgun sequence genome has a segment encoding these proteins:
- the IL18BP gene encoding interleukin-18-binding protein has product MCTVTYKVKVVTHRRQRDIKVPGRACHRDTMTQSTAPGEKRAGGIYLLSLLIMNSVISTTAASHLPKILYPEDSTVTTKKGDSCRILCTAETRWPRFHVVYWLVNNSFIEDAYPDGRVREQAESLRKDEMPCYVEKPLEFTSTQPEDFTRTFTCVIQDPSGVDVKHFSLMALVGLESGLQPGNWSETREEQKR; this is encoded by the exons ATGTGCACAGTCACATACAAAGTGAAAGTGGTGACACATCGCAGGCAGCGGGATATAAAGGTCCCAGGCCGGGCATGTCACAGAGACACCATGACACAAAGCACAGCACCAG GTGAGAAGAGGGCAGGTGGAATATATCTATTATCTCTACTCATCATGAACAGTGTCATCAGCACGACAGCAG CCTCACATCTACCGAAGATTCTGTACCCAGAAGACAGCACGGTCACCACAAAGAAAG GTGACAGctgcaggatactgtgcacagcggAAACTCGATGGCCGAGGTTCCACGTGGTCTACTGGTTGGTAAATAACAGTTTCATTGAGGACGCGTACCCCGACGGCCGGGTGAGGGAGCAAGCGGAGAG CCTACGCAAAGACGAGATGCCCTGTTACGTGGAAAAGCCTCTGGAGTTCACGTCCACTCAACCGGAAGACTTCACGAGAACATTCACCTGTGTGATCCAGGACCCATCAGGCGTTGATGTCAAGCACTTCAGTCTCATGGCGTTAGTTGGCCTTGAAAGTGGCCTCCAACCAGGAAACTGGAGCGAAACGCGTGAGGAGCAGAAACGCTAA